Proteins encoded by one window of Candidatus Nitrosocosmicus hydrocola:
- a CDS encoding UDP-3-O-(3-hydroxymyristoyl)glucosamine N-acyltransferase, whose translation MKQELKNLGYEFKAEGEDIIVAKFSSITEAERNDITFCYYEENKAIEYISKSNAGIILCKDSIEGKIHPKTGQQFYFLQNPRLAFIQIMRGIVDKNSIDREISTKATIDEMAIIGKNCLIHQFATIGKNCVIGDNCVIGKRVSMENCIIGNNCNIQTGTVIGEDGFAYERLPAEKLEHFPHLGKVIIENDVDIYANCSIARGSMTDTVIGEGTKIDALVHVAHNVKIGKSCELTAGTIIGGSTTIGNSTWTGLNSTLKDNIHVGNNVIVGAGAMVINNIQDMDVVAGVPAKSIKSKIRTNLTFLMAGQKE comes from the coding sequence GTGAAACAGGAACTAAAGAATTTAGGGTATGAATTTAAAGCAGAGGGAGAGGACATTATCGTAGCAAAGTTTTCATCTATTACTGAAGCAGAGAGAAATGATATTACATTTTGTTATTATGAAGAAAATAAAGCGATTGAATATATCTCCAAATCTAACGCTGGAATAATACTTTGTAAGGATTCGATAGAGGGTAAGATTCATCCCAAAACAGGACAACAATTCTATTTTCTGCAAAACCCTAGACTTGCTTTTATTCAAATAATGAGAGGTATAGTAGATAAAAATTCAATTGATAGGGAAATCTCAACTAAGGCTACAATAGATGAGATGGCAATAATCGGTAAGAATTGTTTAATACATCAGTTTGCCACAATCGGAAAAAATTGTGTTATTGGAGATAACTGTGTAATTGGGAAAAGAGTAAGCATGGAAAATTGCATTATAGGGAACAATTGTAATATTCAGACAGGTACAGTAATAGGAGAAGATGGATTCGCATATGAGAGATTGCCAGCAGAAAAACTAGAACATTTTCCGCATTTAGGTAAAGTAATCATAGAAAATGATGTAGATATTTATGCCAATTGTTCTATTGCGAGAGGCTCTATGACAGACACCGTAATTGGGGAAGGAACCAAAATAGATGCTCTTGTTCATGTAGCTCACAACGTAAAGATAGGGAAATCTTGTGAATTAACTGCGGGAACTATTATTGGAGGTAGCACCACCATCGGCAATTCAACTTGGACTGGTCTTAACTCGACCCTGAAAGATAACATCCATGTTGGAAATAATGTAATTGTAGGGGCAGGTGCCATGGTAATTAATAATATACAAGACATGGATGTCGTGGCAGGTGTTCCGGCCAAATCTATAAAGAGTAAGATTAGAACAAACCTAACTTTCTTAATGGCTGGTCAAAAAGAGTAA